The nucleotide window GATACGCTTGGACAAAAACTGTCATTGATTGGTTTGAAGTCAGATTTGGCGCGGAGATTGATTGTAAAGGATCCGGAGCAGGCGCGCCAAGAATTAAAGGATGTTCAACAAACTGCCCGGACAGCGTTAAGCGAAGTCAGAAAAATGGTTTCTTCGATGCGAGGTATTCGCTTAAAAGATGAGATTCTTCGAGTAAAAGAAATCATCAAAGCGGCTCAGATCAATTTTGAATCTGAAGGCGATTTTAACTTGGCAAATGTGTCGCTTTTAACTGAGAATATATTAAGTATGTGTTTGAAAGAGGCCGTAAACAATGTGGTGAAACATAGTGAAGCTAATTCTTGTTTCATATCAATCGAGCAAACGTGGAAGGAAACTGTGATGACGATTCGTGACGACGGTGTCTTTAAGAATGAAACAGGGACTTTAGCTGAGGGTCATGGCCTAATTGGAATGAAGGAACGGCTGGAATTTATCAATGGCAATCTTAAGCTAGTTACAAAGGGCGGAACTACATTAATTATTAGCGTGCCCAATGATGTCAAACCATTAGAAAAGGAGGGACGTAAATGATTAGAATCGTTATCGCTGAGGACCAGCAAATGCTTTTAGGTGCCTTTGGCTCACTGCTTAGTCTTGAAGAGGATATGGAGGTAATTGGAAAAGCCTCAAACGGCGAGGAAGCCGTAGCGTTAGTAAAGAAATTTCT belongs to Neobacillus sp. OS1-2 and includes:
- a CDS encoding sensor histidine kinase, whose product is MIKRYFTFEKNNGIAPYTWTILCILPFYFIFQSPSTIEIVVGILLTLVFFILYRIAFMSKGWPVYLWTLILIGISITASSLFSYVYFAFFLAYFIGNIKERIPFFTLYFIHLISTSAAINFNIVVHEKLFLTQLPFVIIIWISVILLPFSIYNRKERGQLEEKLEDANKRISELIKIEERNRIARDLHDTLGQKLSLIGLKSDLARRLIVKDPEQARQELKDVQQTARTALSEVRKMVSSMRGIRLKDEILRVKEIIKAAQINFESEGDFNLANVSLLTENILSMCLKEAVNNVVKHSEANSCFISIEQTWKETVMTIRDDGVFKNETGTLAEGHGLIGMKERLEFINGNLKLVTKGGTTLIISVPNDVKPLEKEGRK